AATGTCCATATCAATCCGGTACAGATCAGTGGACACACCCTTGACAAAGGAGCCCTTTCCCGCCTTCGTATAGATATAGCCCTCATTCTCCAGCAGATTAAGCGTGTTTCTGACGGTCAGTCGGCTCGCACCATACTTCTCACCCAGCTTTTTTTCTGATGGGAGCATTTCATTCTGGGCATAGATCCCACCCAGTATTTTTAAGCGGATATCGTCAGCAATCTGCTGATATTTTACCGATTGGCTCTTTCTTCCATCCATCGTTGACACAGCTTTACACCATCCAAAATATTATTTGCGTAACCATCTGCCCCGCAGCATCGGACAATCTCATCATCAATGAAGCTGCCCCCGAGAATAATCTTCAAATTCTGTCTCAGCCCCTCGCCTGTAATAACGTCGATGGTCCGCTTAATGTAGTCCACAGCGCTGGTCAAGACTACGCTGATTCCCAAAATATCCGGCTGATACTTGATGATATTTTTTATAAAAATATCAGAGGAGACATCTACACCCAGGTCAATGACCTTGAAGCCTGAGATAATCGCGCCGCTTTTGAAAATCGACTTGCCGATGTCATGAATATCCGACTCTATGGTCCCCAAGAGAATCAGGCCAGAGCTGTTGGTCTGCTCGATCTGATCATAAAGATGCATCTCTTTGGAGTTAATGATCTGCTCATAGAGAATGCCCGACATCATCAGGTCTGAGAGCGTCGCCTCCCCTGTCTCAAAGCCTTTCCCGATTTCGCCGAGCGCAAAATTGACTGCCTCGATAATTTCATAGGGCTTTATGCCGCTTCGCAGCGCCCGTTTGGTCAATTTATTGACAAGCTCCTCGTCAAGCTCTACAAAAGCAGTAATTAATTGTTCAATCATTTCCGCCTCACTGGTATTGTAATCTTTTTTAGTATAACATAGCATACTCATAAAAAACAACCGCGGCAGGCTAAATTGATGACAAAAAAGAACCAGCATATTCAGGGCTGGTTCTTCTATAAATTTGAGGCTCTGTCTGCTGCCTGCTAGGCACCCAGCAGGTGTTTAAACGCTGTCACATCCTTCGGATAGGCCTGGTCGTCCGGGAGCATCCCCTTTGCCACCATGGCATTGTAAACCTCCAGCATCATGGGCTTTTTCAGATTCGCCCGTCTTAGGATCTCCGCATCGTTAAAAATTTCAACTGGTGGGGCGTCGGCGATGATCTGTCCGTCGCAAAAAACAAGGGCACGCTCTGCCCAGCGGTAGGCAAAATCGACGTCGTGAGTGGAGATCAGCATGGTTTTTTCCTGAGCAGCCA
The DNA window shown above is from Eubacterium limosum and carries:
- a CDS encoding cobalamin B12-binding domain-containing protein, whose amino-acid sequence is MIEQLITAFVELDEELVNKLTKRALRSGIKPYEIIEAVNFALGEIGKGFETGEATLSDLMMSGILYEQIINSKEMHLYDQIEQTNSSGLILLGTIESDIHDIGKSIFKSGAIISGFKVIDLGVDVSSDIFIKNIIKYQPDILGISVVLTSAVDYIKRTIDVITGEGLRQNLKIILGGSFIDDEIVRCCGADGYANNILDGVKLCQRWMEERANR